ACTGTCAATGATAAGAGGATCTTTTTCATAATAATGTGTTTGCTTAAAGTTACGAAGCTTCTTTTTTGTTTTCAGCACCACTCATCTCTTCATTGAGCCTTTTATCGCTCTGGCGCTTGAGTAGCCGGATGCTGAGATTTAATTCAAAGCCAATTAACAATACAAGTGAAATAAAATTTACAAAGATCATCAGGATCAGGATAGTACCAATGGATCCATAGATCGTGTACGTTGCAAAATTATTTATCCAATAAGAGAACATGAAGGTGAAAAGGATAATGAGAGCACTTGCCACAATAGAACCCGGCGAGATCAGCTTCCACTTTTTCTCAACCGATGGTGCATGCCTGTAAATAAATGCAATGGAATAAAAAAACAACCCAACGATCACTACCCAACGTACAATTATGATGAGCCATTTGATGAATACACTGTCGATCTTTAATAACAGCAACAACCAATTGAATAATGCACCTTGTGTGATGAGTAGTAAAATACTGGCGATGAAAATAAGAATGATCACAAAGGTTAAACGGATGGCTTTCCAACGATAGGCGAAGAATGCTTTGCTTTCTTTTTCATGGATCGATTGATTAAAGCTATGAATGATCCCCAATACTGCATTAGACGAAAAGTAAAGTGATGTAAGAAAACCAATCGAAAGCAAACTGTTCTTGGGACGCTTAAAAAAATCGGCCAGGAAATTTTCCACGGCATCACGTGTAGCAGCATTCGGTGTTATTTCCCGTACAAACGAATTCACTTCGTTGTAAAACTGATCTGCAATAGGAAAGAGCGGCACCAATGAAAATAAAAAGATACAGGCAGGCGGCAGGGCCATAATAAAGTTGAACGAAATAGCTGCGGCACGTTGATTTAAACTGCCTTTCTTGATCTGCTGAACAAAGAAACGGGTCACCTCGAACAACGAAATACCTTCGAACCCAAAAGGCCGGAAACGTTTACTGAAACGGATGATCGTCCGTATAACAGGCAGGCGGTAAATGAGTTCTTCAATCGTCATGCGACCCTAAAATACTTTATTTCCCGATTACCTGATGTTTAAACTATCGAGCCATTGTTGATAAGCCTTTGCATTTTTGAAATGATCTGTTTCATTTGATGCAAAAGCATGGTAACCGTTACCGTTAGGCTTTGCACAGAAGAACAGGTAATCGGTGGCAGCTGCATTCAGCACGGCATCGATGGTTGTTTCAGACGGGGTGCAGATAGGGCCTGGAGGCAATCCTTTATTGCGATAGGTGTTGTAAGGCGATGAAGCGGTTGAATTGATATGACCAAACAAAAGCCGTTTGATGGTGAAATCGCCAATGGCAAACTTCACGGTTGGGTCGGCTCCAAGGTTCATATCTTTTTTTAAACGGTTGAGATAAACACTGGCAATGGTCGGCTTCTCATCGTTACGAAGTGTTTCCTCCTCAACAATAGATGCCATCGTGTGCACCTGCTCTGGAGTTAAGCCAAGTGCTGCGGCTTTTTGTTTTCGTTCAGCTGTCCAGAATTTTGTGCGCTGCTCATGCAACTTGCGGAAGATGCGCTGCGGACCGGAATTCCAAAGCAGGGAATAGGTATTTGGGAATACAGATGTCATCACTGTATTTGTATCAAGTCCAAATTTCTTTAATGAATCGTTGTTGATGAGATAGGCGAGCATAGTTGCAGAGTCGGTTTCGAACTTGCGGCCGATGAGTGCTGCCAGATCTTTTCTTGTCCGCAGTTTAGTGATCACAAGATTCACCGGCGTTTGCGAACCATTCCGCAACTTACGTGCAAGCGTAAACAAGCTGCTTCCTTTTTCAATTTCATATTTACCGGGACGAAGACGTTTCCATACATCTAAACGACCAGCTACCATTTCAAACAAACCGGGATTCTTTAAAAAGCCCGAATCGTTTAACGATTGCATCACTGCTTTTTGGTTGGCATTACCTGTATAGACGTAAAGATATTTTTTTGATTCATTGAATGCTGTGCCGCTGCCGAAAAATTTCCACGCAAAAAACAAAGCAACAAGTGATAAAAGAAGAAAACTGTAGCCGATAACTTTTTTCATTTTGACAGGTATGGTTTATTCAGAGAATTGGTTCTAGAGAAATTATTGTGCCAATAAAAATGCAAAGGAAAAATCCTATTGCCGAATTGTGCGACGCCAATGCAGCAGATCATTGCACAACTGCCGGATTCAATCAAAATAAAACAAAAACCCCGACGCAATGGTCGGGGTTTCAGAAAATATTTTAAACGATTACTTTGCAGGAGCAGGGGCTGGTACTGCAGGTGTAGTTGTTTTTGCAGGAGCCGTTTGCACCGGTTGATTGGTTGCTTTTTCCAGGTTACCTGAACCGTTTGAACCGGCGGTATCTGAAATAAACAGTGAAGAAACCAGGCAAAGAATACCGATAATGGCTGCAAACAACCAGGTACCTTTTTCCAGCACATCTGTGGTTTGTTTAACACCCATGAACTGGTTGCTAAAACCGGCAACTGAGCCACTTAAACCACCACCTTTGGGGTTTTGAACCAACACTACAAATCCTAATAATGCACTGGCCAAAACTACCAGTATGATAAATAACCAAATCATTGTTTATTGTTTTAATTCGTCAATTCGGGAGGCAAAATAAACGCTTTTTTCGGGATGCAGCAAACTTAATTTACGGTACAAATCAATGGCTTGCGTCTTTTTACCCTGTTTCGCCAGCACTTCAGCCATGGTTTCAGTCACTACTTCGGTTTGCTGGTTACTTTCTGTAGCTATAGAAACCACTTCTTTCTCATCGGTTAAGTTCAGGTCTTTTTTCTCTTCCACGTAGATCTTCTTCATGGAACGGAGCCATTGAGTAAAGCTTTTTACTTGCTTACCCAGCTGATCGTTCTCAAGTTTTTCTTCCCGAAGTTTAATTCCTTGTGAAGCGAAATAATCAACCGTGTGAAAAGGCTCAAACGTAAATACCGGCTTTTCTTCAACCGATTCAGGTTTTTGTGCATTCATTAATTCTTCTTTTGCAAAATCTGAACCAATCGTTGCTTCGGCGGCCAATTCAGCATCAGTGTTTGTGATGAAATCAGCAACTTCACGTTGGGAATCGGCTTCAATCATTGCTTCCGCCTGTTCTTCTATTTCCGCATCTTTTAGCAACTGTTCTGTTTCTTTATCTGCCTCAGCCTGTAAAACAAATTCAACATCAAGTACCGCATCTGTTACTACGTTTGCTTCTTTCACATCACGTATATCTTCTGCTTCCACAATTGCTTCTGCATCCAATGACGCATCAGTTTCATCAATTTCAATCAAAGCATCTTTTTCTTCAACTTCCTTTATTGTTTCAGTTTCTTGTACTGCTTCAACAGTAGCTGGTTCTGCGGCTATAAACCTGTTGAGTTGTGCACCCGACCATAGAGGTTGATTGAAATAGATCATTGCTTTCTGCACCTGCTTATCAGCATTGAGAGCTCCTGTTTGTTTTTGCTTTGCTGCCAGGAGGAGTTGTGCAGTTCCAAACCATGGGTATTGATAAGCCATCATTTCCAGATCAGCTACAGTTGTTTCTTTCAGCAACGAAGGTTGCTGCAGCAATCGATTCAAAACATCTGCATTCATCATTGGGGCAAGGTAAAAGAAAATATTACCAGTTGGAGAAAATGCGGTTAAAAATTTCGTCGGTCATATTCTGCACGATCAGATCAGTTAATTCAGCTTCGGCTGCTGATAATGATTTTGAGGCAGAGAAATCGAAATTGCGGGTAAGATCAGCTTCGAAATTCTTTTTATCATCTAACCTGTTTTTAAAGATGAGATGAACAGTTACATTTAAACGGTTTGATGCAGCCTGCTGATTAGAGATACCCGAAGTTGTTACATAATAATCGGTGATTTGGCCGCTGATATCATAATGTGCATCATCACTGTTTGTTTGCGACAAACGTGTTTGATTCACGATTTTTTGACGAAGCTTATCTGTCAATCGCTGGCTTAAATTCGGATTTACAATTCTTGCCCTGTTCTCGATGTAATTCACTTTTACCGTTTTTACTTCGGCAGGAATAGAAACATCTTTGAAGGAATAGCAGGAGGAAAGAAGATACGATGTAAGAAGTACGATGTACGAAATTGCTGCCAACTTATAAAGCTTTGCAAGTTGCAGGGTGCTGTTCTTTATACTTTGTACTTTGTACTTTGGGTTTTTATCAGAGTTCTTCAATGTCATACTCCTTCAGTTTTCTATATAATGTTCGTTCGCTGATGCCGAGATCAAGTGCTGCATCACGACGTTTACTTTTATGTTTCTTCAGTGCTTTTATGATCAGTTCTTTTTCTTTGTCCATGATGTTAAGACTTTCTTCCACTTCCACATGATCATGAATATCGCCATTGCCACCAATGATCACAGGTTGAGAAGGAGCGTTGTTGTTCATCACCGGTTGTGATACATCAAGCGACTTGTGCTCATTCATCATTGCATCATTGAAAAAATTGCCCGGCATTTGTACGGATCCGCCACCATGCTGCAACACTTCAAGAAACATTTTCTTTAACTCCGTTACATCACGCTTCATATCAAAAAAGAGCTTGTACAGAATTTCACGTTCATTGGCAAACTCAGTGCCACTGCCTGCCGCCGAAGGTTGATGAGCCAATACCGGTAAACGGTTAAAACTTCTTTCAGGCAGAAAAGGGGTAAGATCTTTTGCCGTTACAATTTTATTGGTAGAAAGAACGGATATCTGTTCTGCAATATTCTTTAATTCCCGCACATTACCGGGGAATGGATAACTGATTAACAGATTTTTCGCATCATCTTCCAACTGCACAGGTGTTGTTTTATAACGCTCAGCAAAATCAACCGAAAATTTGCGGAAGAGGAGAGGAATGTCTTCTTTCCTGTCACGCAACGAAGGCACACGAATGGGAACTGTATTTAAACGGTAATACAGATCTTCCCTAAACTTATTGTTTTGTGTAAACTCAAATAATTCTTTGTTGGTTGCAGCAATCACACGCACATCTGTCTTTTGTACTTTGGAAGAACCCACACGGATAAATTCACCGGCTTCCAATACACGCAGCAAACGTGCTTGTGTACCCAATGGCATTTCACCAATTTCATCTAAGAAAATAGTGCCGCCATTTACTGTTTCAAAATATCCTTTTCTTGCATCAACAGCTCCGGTGAACGATCCTTTTTCATGACCAAATAATTCTGAATCGATCGTTCCTTCGGGAATAGCACCGCAGTTTACCGCAATAAACGGATTGTGTTTACGGGTTGATAAAGAATGAATGATCTGCGAAAAAACTTCTTTACCAACACCACTTTCACCATTGATCAAAACTGTTAAGTCCGTACCTGACACCTGCACCGCCACATTCAATGCATGATTGAGCGATGGTGAGTTACCTATAATTCCAAACCTGTTTTTTATACTTTGTAGATCCATTGTTTTATTGATTTGTAATTGTGCCAAGCAATGTGCCTTTGGTACAATCATGCACTTTTACCATTACGTAATCACCTTTCTTTAATTCATAGTTTTCTTTGGGGAATACGATCACTTTATTTTGTGAGCTACGTCCCATCCAGCTATTCTCATCTTTCTTACTATCGCCTTCAATCAACACTTTAAATGTTTGACCAATATCTCTTTTGTTACTGTCGAGTGATAAATAATATTGCTTATCTACTATCTCCTGCAAACGTCTCTTCTTTACATCTTCCGGAACATCATCTTTATAACGTCGTGCAGCCAATGTACCCGGACGCTCACTGTAGAAGAACATATAACCATAATCGTACTTGCTGTATTCCATGATGCTTAATGTATCCTGGTGTTCTTCTTCCGTTTCAGAACAGAAACCGGTTATAATATCGGAACTTATGCCGCAGTCAGGAATAATTTCCCTGATGCGATCCACTTTCTTCATATACCATGCACGAGTGTATGTTCTGTTCATCAATTGTAAGATGCGTGTGTTCCCACTTTGCACAGGCAAGTGAATATAGTTGCAGATATTTTCATACTTCGCTATGGTATGCAGCACCTCATCGGTAATATCTTTTGGATGTGATGTGGAGAAACGAACACGCAATAGTGGCGACACCAACGCTACTCTTTCCATTAGCATGGCGAACGAAACAGTCTCATTACTTTTTTCATCAACAAAATAATAGCTGTCCACATTCTGGCCGAGCAAAGTCACTTCACGGAAACCACGTTCGAAAAGATCCTGCGCTTCTGCTACAATTGATTTAGCATCACGGCTACGTTCACGACCACGGGTGAAAGGAACCACGCAGAAACTACACATGTTGTTACAACCACGCATGATGGAGATGAATGCACTCACACCATTACTTTCCAAACGTACCGGGGCGATATCAGCGTAAGTTTCATCACGGCTCAACAACACATTCACTGCTTTTTGCCCGCCTTCTGCTTCTTCAATTAAACCGGGGAGTGTGCGGTAAGCATCAGGGCCAACCACCATATCCACCAGCTTTTCTTCTTCAAGTAAATTCGATTTCAAACGTTCTGCCATACAACCCAATACACCAACCAATAAACCCGGTCGGCGCATTTTGGCTTTACGGAATTCGGTTAAACGTTTGCGGATGGTTTGCTCAGCTTTTTCCCTGATAGAACAAGTGTTGAGCAACACCAGGTCGGCCTCTTCAGTATCACGAGTGGCGCCATAACCTGCACTGTTAAGGATGCTGGCCACAATTTCGCTGTCACTGAAATTCATCTGGCAACCGTAGCTTTCGATATAAAATTTCTTTTTGTATTGATTGGGATCGTTCGAAAACGGGGCATAGGCTTCACCCTGCCTGTTTTCGTCGTGAACTTTGGTATCGGTCATCAAATCCATCATAGTCATTCGCAAATTGAGCAGGCAAAGTTAATGAAACAATTCTATTTCGTGACAGATTGACAGCGATTGAGACCGCTGGTGGAAATAGAGCATTGCCGTCTAACCATGGAGCCTAACTTTAACCCTTAAATTGACCTATTTGCATTCCAAATCAATACTTTTTTTCCTGATAATCAGTGTTTTTAGCTTCTTCAATCTTTCAGCACAGCAAGCTAAAAAAGACGGGGTGATCATTGGAACGGTGATCGACACAAGCAATCAAAAGGCGGTAATGGGTGCAACTGTGGCGGCTATCCCATATACCGACAGCAGTAAACAATCGGTTTTTCTTACAGATAAGAATGGCGGATTTAACTTAACCAGCCTGCAGCTGGGTTATTACCGTGTGCGGATCAGTGCAGTTGGTTACAGAACACTTACCATTGACAGCATTCATCTGCGTACCGACCGGGCCGATTTCAATTTGAATGATATACCGCTCAGCAATCAATCAGTTGAGCTGGCTGAAGTGATCATATTTGTAGAGAAGCCGTTGATCGAATCGAAGGATGGCAATATCACCTTCAACGTTGGCGAAAGTGCATTGATCAACGGCAGCACTGCAACTGAGCTGTTGAAACAAACACCATTGGTTACAACCGATGCCGATGGAAAAATTGCTGTGCGTGGAAAAGAACCGAAAATTTTGATCGATGATAAACCGGTTGAACTAAATGCACAACAGTTGCAGGACTTACTTGAAAGTATGCCCGGAAGCATGATCGAAAAAATTGAAGTACTCACCAATCCGCCGCCACAATATGCAAACGAGCAGGGTGGTGTGATCAATATTGTTACAAAGAAGGGTAGAGTTGGTTTTGGTGCAAGAGTAAATCTTTATGCAGGTTCAAGAGGACAAACTGGTATTACTACCAATTTCAATTACCGCAAGCAAGGCTTTGCTGTTAATTTAAATGCAGGAGTTGGGTACAACGAGTTTCAATCGGAAGGTTACAGCAACCGCACCAATATTTATAAAGACTCAAGTAACCAGTTAAAAATCATCAACAACTCATTCAACAAAAGTATTCGCCCAAGTTTTCGACTAAATGTTGATTATGAATTGAACAAGCGCAACAGCTTCAATTTTGTGGCGCAGTATAACCAGGGAAACACTAACAACAGCGGCTTTAACCGTTACACGAACATCAATCGTTTCGAAGAAATTTCAAGGTTGAGTGAACGGACTGTTGCATCAGTAGGCCGAAATTATAATCCATCGATCAATCTTAGTTATCAGCATAAAACAAAACGACCAGGTGAATCAATAAGAATGGTTTATGCATTGAATTTTGGACAATCGGAAAGTGTACGCAACTTTTTCCAGGAGTTTTTGAATGCAGATGATACACCAACTGGCATTGATAGTACGCAACGTCAAACCAACAATACAAGATCAAACGGCTACAGCATCAATATTATTTACGACCGACCATTAGGCAATAAGAAAACAAGTTTATCAACCGGTGCTGCTTACTATCGCAATAACAGTCATGTTGTGCTTACAACTGATTTTATGAAAAAGCCGGAGAATATTTTTCAGAAAGCAGAACTGTTGAGCAACAACTTTAAATTCCACCAGGATGTGATCAGCACTCGTGTTTCCATGAAACATATTTTCATGCCGGGATTTTCTATCACCGCAGGTTCTGCATTTGAACAAACGAATTTTTTGTTTGAATTATTCAGGGATAATAAAACAGAATACAACCGCTATTTCAATGTGCTTCCATTTGCAAATCTTAACCGCAGTTGGAAGAACGGGATGAATCTAACGTTTGCTTACCGTCGTACCATGCGCAGACCGGGCATTGGTGAATTAAACCCAGCCATTGATTATGGTGATCCCTACAATCTTCGTTATGGCAATCCAGATCTGTTGCCTTCGCAATCACATACATTCGATATGGTGGCTGGTAAAACAAAAAGTAAATACTTCGCCAATGTAAGCATTGGTTATAATCTTGTAGAAGATGTGTTCAGCCAGATACGCACATTGGCACCCGATGGCAAAACAACAGTAACATGGGACAACGTTAGTAACCGCCAGGAATATGAAGCAAGCACATGGGCCGGACTTACCATCAGCCGTAAATTACGAAGTAATATCAGTGCAAGTTATACATACAACAAGTATGGCACATTCGATAAACAGGTGCGCAAGTTTCGTGATGGAGGCTCGTTTACGTCGAACTTCAGCACCAATTATAACCCGACGGATCTGTGGACATTCACGGGAGCATTTTCCTTCAACCGATTTGCAAATCCACAAGGAACTGTACGCAGCAATATCTCTATGAACATTGGTGCGCAATACAAACTGTTTAAAAAGAAAGTGATCATCAGTATTAATACAACCGATCCGTTCATTCAACAACAGAACAGAGTGTTTACTTACGGGCCCAACTTTAATTTAGAAAGTTACAACCGCACACAAACACGAAACTATCGTGTTACACTCAGCTATAACTTTAATAAAACATCCACTGTTAAACGCAAAACAGTGGATGTGCTGAAGAGTATAAAAAAATAATTACTTTAATTTTTCTGCGAGATAGATGTATTGCGGATGCAAATGATGTGGAAACATATTATCTGCGGATTGGCTTTCTGGATATAGTTTAAAATAATCATCATCAGGCAACAATACGATCATGTTTCCGGTGCGTACATAATGATTACTTGAATAATAGGCAGGAGGAACAAAGCCCGGCAATGTTTTCTGCACCGATTTAGAAGTCATTGAGCCAAGATATTTCTGATATCGTTTTTGTGCTTTA
The DNA window shown above is from Lacibacter sp. H375 and carries:
- a CDS encoding YihY/virulence factor BrkB family protein, which translates into the protein MTIEELIYRLPVIRTIIRFSKRFRPFGFEGISLFEVTRFFVQQIKKGSLNQRAAAISFNFIMALPPACIFLFSLVPLFPIADQFYNEVNSFVREITPNAATRDAVENFLADFFKRPKNSLLSIGFLTSLYFSSNAVLGIIHSFNQSIHEKESKAFFAYRWKAIRLTFVIILIFIASILLLITQGALFNWLLLLLKIDSVFIKWLIIIVRWVVIVGLFFYSIAFIYRHAPSVEKKWKLISPGSIVASALIILFTFMFSYWINNFATYTIYGSIGTILILMIFVNFISLVLLIGFELNLSIRLLKRQSDKRLNEEMSGAENKKEAS
- the mltG gene encoding endolytic transglycosylase MltG, with translation MKKVIGYSFLLLSLVALFFAWKFFGSGTAFNESKKYLYVYTGNANQKAVMQSLNDSGFLKNPGLFEMVAGRLDVWKRLRPGKYEIEKGSSLFTLARKLRNGSQTPVNLVITKLRTRKDLAALIGRKFETDSATMLAYLINNDSLKKFGLDTNTVMTSVFPNTYSLLWNSGPQRIFRKLHEQRTKFWTAERKQKAAALGLTPEQVHTMASIVEEETLRNDEKPTIASVYLNRLKKDMNLGADPTVKFAIGDFTIKRLLFGHINSTASSPYNTYRNKGLPPGPICTPSETTIDAVLNAAATDYLFFCAKPNGNGYHAFASNETDHFKNAKAYQQWLDSLNIR
- the secG gene encoding preprotein translocase subunit SecG, encoding MIWLFIILVVLASALLGFVVLVQNPKGGGLSGSVAGFSNQFMGVKQTTDVLEKGTWLFAAIIGILCLVSSLFISDTAGSNGSGNLEKATNQPVQTAPAKTTTPAVPAPAPAK
- a CDS encoding LptE family protein yields the protein MTLKNSDKNPKYKVQSIKNSTLQLAKLYKLAAISYIVLLTSYLLSSCYSFKDVSIPAEVKTVKVNYIENRARIVNPNLSQRLTDKLRQKIVNQTRLSQTNSDDAHYDISGQITDYYVTTSGISNQQAASNRLNVTVHLIFKNRLDDKKNFEADLTRNFDFSASKSLSAAEAELTDLIVQNMTDEIFNRIFSNW
- a CDS encoding sigma-54 interaction domain-containing protein gives rise to the protein MDLQSIKNRFGIIGNSPSLNHALNVAVQVSGTDLTVLINGESGVGKEVFSQIIHSLSTRKHNPFIAVNCGAIPEGTIDSELFGHEKGSFTGAVDARKGYFETVNGGTIFLDEIGEMPLGTQARLLRVLEAGEFIRVGSSKVQKTDVRVIAATNKELFEFTQNNKFREDLYYRLNTVPIRVPSLRDRKEDIPLLFRKFSVDFAERYKTTPVQLEDDAKNLLISYPFPGNVRELKNIAEQISVLSTNKIVTAKDLTPFLPERSFNRLPVLAHQPSAAGSGTEFANEREILYKLFFDMKRDVTELKKMFLEVLQHGGGSVQMPGNFFNDAMMNEHKSLDVSQPVMNNNAPSQPVIIGGNGDIHDHVEVEESLNIMDKEKELIIKALKKHKSKRRDAALDLGISERTLYRKLKEYDIEEL
- the miaB gene encoding tRNA (N6-isopentenyl adenosine(37)-C2)-methylthiotransferase MiaB translates to MMDLMTDTKVHDENRQGEAYAPFSNDPNQYKKKFYIESYGCQMNFSDSEIVASILNSAGYGATRDTEEADLVLLNTCSIREKAEQTIRKRLTEFRKAKMRRPGLLVGVLGCMAERLKSNLLEEEKLVDMVVGPDAYRTLPGLIEEAEGGQKAVNVLLSRDETYADIAPVRLESNGVSAFISIMRGCNNMCSFCVVPFTRGRERSRDAKSIVAEAQDLFERGFREVTLLGQNVDSYYFVDEKSNETVSFAMLMERVALVSPLLRVRFSTSHPKDITDEVLHTIAKYENICNYIHLPVQSGNTRILQLMNRTYTRAWYMKKVDRIREIIPDCGISSDIITGFCSETEEEHQDTLSIMEYSKYDYGYMFFYSERPGTLAARRYKDDVPEDVKKRRLQEIVDKQYYLSLDSNKRDIGQTFKVLIEGDSKKDENSWMGRSSQNKVIVFPKENYELKKGDYVMVKVHDCTKGTLLGTITNQ
- a CDS encoding outer membrane beta-barrel protein — translated: MIIGTVIDTSNQKAVMGATVAAIPYTDSSKQSVFLTDKNGGFNLTSLQLGYYRVRISAVGYRTLTIDSIHLRTDRADFNLNDIPLSNQSVELAEVIIFVEKPLIESKDGNITFNVGESALINGSTATELLKQTPLVTTDADGKIAVRGKEPKILIDDKPVELNAQQLQDLLESMPGSMIEKIEVLTNPPPQYANEQGGVINIVTKKGRVGFGARVNLYAGSRGQTGITTNFNYRKQGFAVNLNAGVGYNEFQSEGYSNRTNIYKDSSNQLKIINNSFNKSIRPSFRLNVDYELNKRNSFNFVAQYNQGNTNNSGFNRYTNINRFEEISRLSERTVASVGRNYNPSINLSYQHKTKRPGESIRMVYALNFGQSESVRNFFQEFLNADDTPTGIDSTQRQTNNTRSNGYSINIIYDRPLGNKKTSLSTGAAYYRNNSHVVLTTDFMKKPENIFQKAELLSNNFKFHQDVISTRVSMKHIFMPGFSITAGSAFEQTNFLFELFRDNKTEYNRYFNVLPFANLNRSWKNGMNLTFAYRRTMRRPGIGELNPAIDYGDPYNLRYGNPDLLPSQSHTFDMVAGKTKSKYFANVSIGYNLVEDVFSQIRTLAPDGKTTVTWDNVSNRQEYEASTWAGLTISRKLRSNISASYTYNKYGTFDKQVRKFRDGGSFTSNFSTNYNPTDLWTFTGAFSFNRFANPQGTVRSNISMNIGAQYKLFKKKVIISINTTDPFIQQQNRVFTYGPNFNLESYNRTQTRNYRVTLSYNFNKTSTVKRKTVDVLKSIKK